A portion of the Anopheles bellator unplaced genomic scaffold, idAnoBellAS_SP24_06.2 scaffold00748_ctg1, whole genome shotgun sequence genome contains these proteins:
- the LOC131214373 gene encoding putative protein tag-52, translating to MAHSTPKPGNRLQLQPLMPEDMRSELIAALRVQNIQNFRPTSINKSGRRFVMPGSHSNSAAPTGEEDKRHQLRLQAIQEIKTSELSYLRQLELLLEFFVTPLRTNGFLTERVHNAIFGQLDTIRNLSQELLKKLDLDLDNLVKAFTSLGPFFKLYSVYAFDYRNSLCTLQSLMDKNPTLKRYISNTEARPEVQMKLISLLITPIQRIPRYKLLLQQVLLYTSPSDTAFKPLQESIRLVEQSVSHINAVVEDYENTQRLITVQNALTNKSLKLVKPGRKILKEGILLKLKTDGSTSKKYCILMSDMFMYCRVLRDADVLLTENSSIACSCVFPLKKCKIVKLFRGNFRLTCSGDGTIFSTDSEEESHGWYVAIRDAIELHVQCRKTLRKLSSNRKPMRKKHLQRLEPEDDISWLLRRKALSPDRIQRPRRKLWPFKHLDCLKHNHSLGETSG from the exons ATGGCGCATTCAACACCGAAACCAGGCAACCGCCTGCAGTTACAGCCACTTATGCCGGAGGACATGCGGTCCGAGCTGATAGCTGCGTTAAGAgttcaaaacattcaaaatttTCGTCCGACCAGCATTAACAAAA GTGGCCGACGATTTGTTATGCCTGGATCACACAGCAACAGCGCGGCACCAACGGGAGAGGAAGACAAACGGCATCAGTTGCGCTTGCAGGCGATACAGGAAATCAAAACATCGGAATTGTCCTATTTGCGACAACTAGAGCTGCTGCTTGAGTTTTTTGTAACGCCGCTACGTACGAATGGTTTTCTCACTGAACGGGTACATAATGCAATTTTCGGGCAGCTGGACACGATCCGCAATCTTAGCCAGGAGCTGCTGAAAAAACTTGACTTGGACTTGGACAATTTGGTGAAGGCGTTTACATCCTTGGGTCCCTTTTTTAAGCTCTACTCAGTGTACGCTTTTGACTACCGCAACTCGCTCTGTACCCTCCAATCGTTAATGGACAAAAATCCGACGCTCAAGCGGTACATTAGCAACACGGAAGCGCGACCCGAGGTCCAAATGAAACTCATCTCTCTGCTGATCACGCCGATTCAGCGCATTCCACGGTACAAATTGCTACTTCAGCAGGTCCTGCTGTACACCAGTCCGTCGGACACGGCCTTTAAGCCACTACAGGAATCAATTCGCCTGGTTGAACAATCCGTTTCACACATCAACGCCGTAGTCGAGGATTACGAGAATACGCAGCGGTTGATCACCGTGCAGAATGCACTGACCAACAAATCGTTGAAGCTGGTCAAGCCGGGTCGCAAAATCCTAAAGGAGGGCATCTTGCTCAAACTTAAGACTGACGGATCGACGTCCAAAAAGTACTGCATCCTCATGTCGGACATGTTTATGTACTGCCGAGTGCTGCGCGATGCCGACGTGTTGCTAACGGAAAACTCGTCGATCGCTTGCAGCTGCGTGTTTCCGCTGAAGAAGTGCAAGATAGTGAAACTGTTTCGCGGCAACTTTCGCCTCACGTGCTCTGGCGATGGGACGATTTTCAGCACGGACAGCGAAGAGGAGAGCCACGGCTGGTACGTGGCTATCCGGGATGCGATTGAGCTGCACGTCCAGTGCCGAAAAACGTTGCGCAAGCTGTCGAGCAACAGGAAACCGATGCGCAAGAAGCATCTACAGCGGCTCGAACCGGAAGACGACATTTCATGGCTGTTACGCCGGAAAGCTCTCAGCCCGGATCGGATACAGAGGCCGCGGAGAAAGTTGTGGCCTTTCAAGCACCTCGATTGTCTGAAGCATAATCACTCGCTGGGAGAAACGAGCGG